In Candidatus Hydrogenedentota bacterium, a single genomic region encodes these proteins:
- a CDS encoding flagellar FliJ family protein, whose translation MASLKPFRYGVLLRVRQRQEDLKSLALAEMRRAVHTAEEQHSEIVGEQIAALTAAAALTRERFDASDVRCYFSYERYLSRLAVEKHAELMHLRTQEEVRRGELEQAMKNRKILERLKEHRDAAYQYELGREEQHYLDEVAVNRAAMANGRRAS comes from the coding sequence CCATTTCGATACGGCGTATTGTTACGCGTGAGGCAGCGTCAGGAAGACCTGAAGTCTCTGGCGCTTGCCGAAATGCGCCGCGCGGTCCATACCGCGGAGGAGCAACACAGTGAAATCGTCGGCGAACAGATAGCCGCTCTTACCGCCGCGGCGGCACTGACGCGCGAGCGGTTCGATGCGTCAGACGTCCGGTGTTATTTCTCGTATGAACGGTATCTCTCCCGGCTTGCCGTGGAAAAACATGCGGAGCTCATGCATCTACGGACCCAGGAGGAGGTGCGCCGAGGCGAATTGGAACAGGCCATGAAGAACCGCAAGATCCTCGAGCGGCTGAAAGAACACAGGGATGCCGCATACCAGTACGAACTCGGCAGGGAAGAACAGCATTATCTGGACGAGGTTGCCGTCAACCGGGCGGCGATGGCTAACGGGCGGCGCGCATCATGA